The following nucleotide sequence is from Streptomyces sp. HUAS CB01.
CATCGGCATGGACCCGCCCGAGCACGACCGGGTCCGCGCACTCGCGATGCGTCAGTTCGGGCCGCCGCACTCGCCGCACCGCATCCAGGACATGCGCGGGGAACTCGAGACCACCGTCAGGGAACTCATCGACGCCTTCCCCGAAGGCGGAGAGGTCGACCTGGTCGACGCCTTCGCCTACCCGTTCCCGGTCACGGTCGTCTGCCGGCTCCTCGGGGTGCCGCACGAGGACGAGCCACGCTTCAGGACCTGGGCCGACAAGCTCGTCGCCTCCATCGACCCGCGGCCCGGGGAGGACCCGGCCGTCCGGCTGCAGGAAGGTGCCGGGACCAGACGGGAACTCGCCCTCTACATCAACGACCTCATCGAGAACGGCGCCGGCAGGTCCGACGGCGGCATGCTCTTCCGGCTGGCGGCGGACCACGACGCCGAAGGAGGTCCGCTCAGCCGGCTGGAACTCGTCGTCACCGCGGTGCTGCTGCTCATCGCCGGCCACGAGACCACGGTCAACCTCATCACCAACGGCATGCTCACCCTGCTGCGCCGGCCGGACCAGTGGGAGCGGCTGCGCCGGGAGCCGGAGATCGCGCCCCGGCTCGTCGAGGAACTGCTCCGGTTCGAGCCGCCGGTCCAGATCATCCCGCGGCGGGGCGCGCTGACCGACATCGAGATCGGCGGCGTCACGATCCCCGAGGGGGCCGTGGTCGCCCTGGTCCTGGCGTCGGGCAACCGGGACCCGAAGCGCTTCACCGACCCGGACCGGTTCGATCCCGACCGCCCCGACATCGAGCACCTCGGCTTCGGCAGCGGCATCCACAGCTGCTTCGGCGCACCGCTGGCCCGCCTGGAGGCGCAGTTCGCCCTCACCGAGCTGGTCCGCCGTCTCGACAACGCCCGTCTGCTCGCGGACCCCCCGCCGTACCGGGGCAGTGCCGTGCTGCGGGGACCGCGGCACCTTCCCGTCGCCGTCGACCGGATTCTGGTCTGACACCGCCAGGATTCCGCCGACCGCGTCGGCGCGCCCCGGCCCCGGCCCGCGAGCCGACGGGCCTTGAGCCACCGGGCCGTGCGCCGACGGGGCGTCACGACCGGGAGTGCGAAGCCGCGTCCGGGTCCCCTCCGGCCGCGGCGGAGTGCGGGCGCCCGCCCGGCACCGCGCCGTCGGCGGTGTCCACCGGTGAGTGCCCGGTACCGCTCGCGCCTGCCCCCGCACCGGTCGGGTGCCCTCCCGTACGGATCACCTGCGTGCTCTCCTCTCCGGCGCCGGCTCCCGCTCCTCCGGCCGTACCGGGGCCCCGCCCGGTGGGCGGCACCCACGCCGCCCACCCCGGCCGGCGTCAGGGACGCGTGAGGACGACGAGTTGCCGGGTCGCCCGCGTCATCGCGACATAGCGGTCGACCGCCCCTTCGACACCCGTGCCGAACGCGTCCGGGTCGACGAGGACGACGAGGTCGAACTCGAGCCCCTTCGACAACTCCGGGGTCAGCGACCGTACGCGGGGCGTCGCGCGGAACGTGGGATCGCCGATGACGCAGGCGATCCCGTCGGCGTGCGCGGCGAGCCAGGCGTCGATGACCGAGTCCAGATCCGCGACGGAGCCGTGGACGACGGGGACGCCGGTGCTGCGGACCGACTG
It contains:
- a CDS encoding cytochrome P450 produces the protein MGGETLMRQILDYGSRADPYPLYAELRRTPVSRQEDGTYAVSTYHELLALLHDPRLTSTHADQEAAGGGQFPPSFIGMDPPEHDRVRALAMRQFGPPHSPHRIQDMRGELETTVRELIDAFPEGGEVDLVDAFAYPFPVTVVCRLLGVPHEDEPRFRTWADKLVASIDPRPGEDPAVRLQEGAGTRRELALYINDLIENGAGRSDGGMLFRLAADHDAEGGPLSRLELVVTAVLLLIAGHETTVNLITNGMLTLLRRPDQWERLRREPEIAPRLVEELLRFEPPVQIIPRRGALTDIEIGGVTIPEGAVVALVLASGNRDPKRFTDPDRFDPDRPDIEHLGFGSGIHSCFGAPLARLEAQFALTELVRRLDNARLLADPPPYRGSAVLRGPRHLPVAVDRILV